A single Streptomyces mirabilis DNA region contains:
- a CDS encoding IS630 family transposase, with protein MARMGRPMAELTLTDGERETLVRWSRRATSAQALAQRCRIVLGCAEGKSNQQVAAELGIWPQTVGKWRRRFLESRLDGLSDEPRPGAPRKISDEQVEAVVVATLERAPKDATHWSRASMAAESDLSKSTVGRIWRTFGLKPHQVDTFKLSNDPQFIDKVRDIVGLYLDPPEKALVLCVDEKSQIQALDRSAPVLPMMPGMPERRTHDYVRHGITTLFAALDVATGEVISSIHRRHRAAEFKKFLAKLDKEVPAQLDVHLICDNYSTHKAPVVRKWLEAHPRFHTHFTPTYSSWLNQVERWFGLLTDKRIRRGVHKNLQALERDIRTWTAQWNEDPKPFVWTKDADEILQRLASYLDRIPGAGR; from the coding sequence ATGGCGCGCATGGGACGGCCGATGGCCGAGCTGACGTTGACCGATGGCGAGCGTGAGACGCTGGTGCGCTGGTCACGGCGGGCGACGTCCGCGCAGGCTCTGGCCCAGCGATGCCGGATCGTGCTGGGCTGCGCGGAGGGAAAGTCGAACCAGCAGGTGGCCGCCGAACTCGGCATCTGGCCACAGACGGTGGGCAAGTGGCGTCGGCGCTTCCTTGAGTCCCGACTGGACGGCCTTTCCGACGAGCCGCGCCCTGGCGCTCCTCGGAAGATCTCCGACGAGCAGGTGGAAGCGGTTGTTGTCGCCACGTTGGAACGCGCCCCGAAGGACGCCACGCACTGGTCGCGGGCATCCATGGCGGCCGAGAGCGACCTGAGCAAGTCCACCGTGGGGCGGATCTGGCGCACGTTCGGTCTCAAACCGCACCAGGTCGACACCTTCAAGCTCTCCAACGACCCCCAGTTCATCGACAAGGTCCGCGACATCGTGGGCCTCTACCTCGACCCGCCGGAGAAGGCGCTGGTTCTCTGCGTGGACGAGAAGAGCCAGATCCAGGCGCTGGACCGCTCGGCACCGGTGCTGCCGATGATGCCGGGCATGCCCGAACGCCGTACCCACGACTACGTCCGCCACGGCATCACCACCCTGTTCGCCGCCCTGGACGTGGCCACCGGCGAGGTGATCAGCTCCATCCACCGCCGCCACCGGGCTGCGGAGTTCAAGAAGTTCCTCGCCAAGCTGGACAAGGAGGTCCCCGCCCAGCTCGACGTCCACCTGATCTGTGACAACTACAGCACCCACAAGGCACCGGTGGTTCGCAAGTGGCTGGAGGCCCACCCACGCTTCCACACGCACTTCACCCCGACGTACTCATCCTGGCTCAACCAAGTCGAACGATGGTTCGGGCTGCTGACGGACAAGCGGATACGGCGCGGGGTCCACAAGAACCTCCAGGCCCTGGAGCGCGACATCCGCACCTGGACCGCGCAGTGGAACGAGGACCCGAAGCCCTTCGTCTGGACGAAGGACGCCGATGAGATCCTCCAGCGGCTCGCCTCATATCTTGATCGAATTCCCGGCGCAGGACGCTAG